Below is a window of 'Nostoc azollae' 0708 DNA.
GAGTCTACGTTATCTAACACGAACATACAACTAACTTTGCGTAAAGCATGAATCAGTTGGGCAATTTTGGTATTTAGAGATGTGGTTTCGTCTATCTTTAAGTTTGGCTTTAATATCTACATTATTTCTAGCAACAAAAGACCTGTCAGGAAAATTAACTTGGTGTCAAAAAAATGGTAGAAGGCAATTTTGAGGGTGTACCAAAAGGGAAAATCCACTAAATTAACTATATTCAAGAATATCCACATCGTAGAAAACAAATACTGGGAATAACTAACCATCAGTTTCAAGACTTGTTAGCCCAAGGTGAAATGTAGCATAAAAAACTTCAAGGTGAGATAGAAAGTAAAAAGATAGGTATAAATCAGAAAGGAGGAGGGGGGAAAGGGAAACTAGAGATAAAACAACAGGTATGTCTATGCTTGTGCTATTGGAGGGAAATGCCAATATTTGAGGTTTTAGATTTCCATTTCGGTATATGGAAAACGGAAGCAAAGGACACATTTCATTACTGGCTAGAGATATTACGAAATGTTTTGCCTGCTAG
It encodes the following:
- a CDS encoding helix-turn-helix domain-containing protein produces the protein MKQQVCLCLCYWREMPIFEVLDFHFGIWKTEAKDTFHYWLEILRNVLPASLLE